Sequence from the Fusobacterium periodonticum ATCC 33693 genome:
GTAACTATAGTTTTATTCCCTATATCTTCTTGTTTAGTAAGTAATTTTCCATGTTTATTGTATAAATCTAATTTTTTGTATTCAATATCTTTTGGACTAACTTCTACTAATTCACTATCTTTAGTCTTTGATGAAGATTTTTTTATTTTACTTTCAAACTTTATTCTAAATTTCTCATTATTTTCTAAATATGTTATATCTGCATATTCAAAAGCACCTTCTTTCTTATGAATTTCTTGATACTTCATTTCAAATGGTAAAAAGCTATTTAAAATATTCTTTGAAAGTACTTTTTCATGAAGTAATTTACCAGTCTTATCTTTAACTATCATCTTCTCTTTTTCTATTTTTACAGAAAATATTAGATTTTTTTCTTCTACTCCTTTTTCTATATAAGCCTTTAAGTTTTTACTACTTTTAGCTTCTGATATAACTAAAGTTTTAACTGCATTCATGAAATCTGCTGAGGC
This genomic interval carries:
- a CDS encoding toxin-antitoxin system YwqK family antitoxin, whose amino-acid sequence is MKKILIFILGLFMFSSLVSYSTEVYETASADFMNAVKTLVISEAKSSKNLKAYIEKGVEEKNLIFSVKIEKEKMIVKDKTGKLLHEKVLSKNILNSFLPFEMKYQEIHKKEGAFEYADITYLENNEKFRIKFESKIKKSSSKTKDSELVEVSPKDIEYKKLDLYNKHGKLLTKQEDIGNKTIVTNYLDGGHELKFIYSFDSNLTTGNIETWLNKTLLSKGKMKDGLAHGEMKVFNEKGEVTSILNYKNGVLDSVSKGLDENGELVKEIFNKDVEK